The Bacteroides ovatus genomic interval ATTTTCCAAGAATATATTTCCATACCGATTAAATGTATGGTATCCCCCACGGCGACCGGCCGTCGCATCCAAATTAAAAACCACTTGATTGTCGGTTTCAGCCAAAACGTAGTCAAACAACCTATGCAAATTCATTTCCGCTTCTTTAGTCGGGATAGACAGTCCATCAATCTTAAATATACAGATGCCATATTCTTTATATAATCTGATAATAGCTTCCGCATCCTTTTTCCAATCTGCAAAATTATCTTGTATGCTGGGATTAAACCACAATGCTATGTCAATGCCCAGTTCTTTGCCTCTTTTTATGATAGGAGACAATCCGCGAGGATACTTGCTTTTATCCGGTGTCCAATAATCCGGATTACTCCATATATCCTTAAAAGAGCCTTTCGCTACTGCCGAATTAGGACTCTTCCCGGTTTGCCAGCCATCGTCAATCTGAAAATGAGTAATTCCCAGTTGAACCGCCCGCTCTAATTCCCGCAAGCAAAATGCCTCGTTTACTTTCGAATCTTGACTGCGGTCTCCCCATGTATTCATCATTATCATTTCATCCCGTTGAGGAAGCAGCCGGCGTATTTGTTTCTGATAAGTACGTAACGCCACCAACTTGTCAACCGCTTCCGGACCATAAACCCCGATAACGCATCCATAAGCAGGAGTCCATTTGTCCGGAGTAATATCTTTCTCTGAAACCCCTAGGCCCGTAACAGTAAAGCTCCCAAACTCAGCCATAAAATCATATCCTTGATAGGCTAGCTGTACATTTGAGCAAGGAGCCTCTTTTAGAAAAAAGAAACCGTTCTTACTGATATTTTCACGAACTTGTAATAGATTTCCCCGATAATGATTTTTACGATAAGACAGGAAGTTTCTCTCCACCACTAAATTATTATTCCAGTCTGTCGCATCAAAGAATTCAATACAATCGACATTCCAGTGTTGCCCTTTGAAATTCAATTTATCAAGCGTAGATGCAGTTTGGTTAATTTGCATATCTTCAAGGAACTCAATATTCTTTCGATCGGCATTATTCAACTCCTCACTTTTCCCCAGAATGGACACATTCCCTTTTAAATAGGTGTTGCAGGCGATAGCCGGACAATCATTATATACTTTATAAACACGTTTAACTTGCAACTGCCGTAAAGCAAACTTTACTTCTATCTGCAAATATGCCGGGTGAATAGTTGTTTGCGCCACCCGTACTATATCTACAGAAGCTTTCTCCGCCTCCACAAGTTCTTTATTTAATTGAAAATCAGGAGTACGTGAAGTATTCCTCCAGGAATACCGATTTGTTTTATCAGTCAGTGTATGAGTTATCAGATTTCCATTATTCCAAAGAAAAGTACGTTCAATCCGATTATTCCCCATAATCAATGTATCCTTCTTTAAATAACCATAAAAAGTGTCTTGAGCCACCACCGTCTTTCCTAAAAGAAATAACAACCCCAACAGAAAAAAAGACTTCTTCTTTCTTCCCCTATTCAAGTGTTTTTCAAACAATAGCTGTACTTTCATCACATTTGTATTTTTAAATTCTGCCGTAAAAGTAGAAATGCTTCTTCACAGATACAGAATTATATATCTCAAAAACATTCTTTTCTGTCTCATAGAAAAGAAACAAAAGAAAAAAATAATATATTTGCAGCATGTATCGTTTGTGGTTTACATTCATTATAACTTTGTTTTCCTGCTTTCATTCTATGACAGCAACAACACATGACAAGCCTTTCTTCTTTCAACATCTGACTATGGAAGACGGGCTTTCCAACAATCATGTATCAGCTATTTTCCAAAGTAAGGACGGAATTTTGTGGCTAGGAACACAAAAAGGACTGAACTGCTATGACGGTCATAATTTCAGGCTCTATAAAAAAAGAGATTCATCCACCGCCAACAGTATTAGAGGAAATGGCATTAAAAAGATTCTTCAAGACCGCGACAATAATATCTGGGTACAACACGAAAAAGGAACGGACGAAATCAATTACATTACCCGAAATGTCCGACATGGATGGGCGCACGACTCTATCGGAAAATCAGTTATCGATATCTGCACTGACTATAATCAACAACTGCTCATCCTCTGCGATCAGGAAGTATGGCAATACATAAAACCGTCACGGTCTTACAAACGGTTGTTCACTGCCCCTGAAAACTACTCCCTATTCTCTCTAATAAAAGATAAACAAGGAGGATATTACATTGGTACCCGACAATATGAGGTGCTAAGATGCGACAGCAACTGGAATATCACATCACGAATCCAGTCTGCACTAAAACAAAAAGGTCCGGCAAACAAAGGATTGGTTTTTCCTTTGTGTATAGACTCGGAAAACAGACTTTGGTATGGCATAAAAAACCAAAGTATCGAACGGTATACCCCTCAAACAAAGAGTATCACCAAATATAGCTTATCGAATACATCATTTATCAATCCTGACGTACGCGACATGATTGAAATGGATAAAGATTATATGCTTATCGCAACTTTTAACGGTCTTTTCAGATTGGATAAAGAAACCTTGAATCCTTCTCACGTTCTTTCTCCACAAACAGAGGAAGAGGGCACTTTAAACCATTTCTCGATTTATAGTCTCTACAAAGACAAGCAGAACATTTTGTGGGTAGGTACTAATGCAGGAGGCGTGAATTTTTGTCATCCTTACAATCAACGTTTCAAAACGATCCATCCCAATCTGTTTTTAGGACGCATGGGGATGATACGCAAGGACCAAGAAAACAATATATGGGTAGCTACAGAAGGCGGAGGATTGTTCTCTTACAACCAGCAAACCGGTTATCAGGAAAATTATCTAGTACACGGCAAAGAGAAATCAACCTATTATGCCAATATCCTCAAATCTCTGTTTATTGACGGAGATTCTATCTGGTGCGGCAATCAAAAGGGAGAGATTTTTATTTTCTCCATAAAAAAGAAAAAGTTCTCATTCTACACACGTCTAGGTGACAGTAATATCCTTGCTATTTTTAAAGACTCCAAACAACATATCTGGATTGGCACCAAACAAGAAATTATACAGTTAGCAAAAAATGCCGACGGAAAATATGTCAAACAGTCAACTAGCAGTCTTATTCCCATAGAAGACGTATGTGTCATAGAAGAACTTCCAAACGAAATCATACTGTTCGGTTCCAAAACGAAAGGTATCTATATATACCATACGTCAACCAACCAATGGCAACATCTTGATAATCGTTTCTTTAAACTTCCGGAAGATACCAACATCAGCATAACTTCTTTCTGCAAAACGAAAGACAACCAGATATGGGTGACAACAGAAAATCAAGGGTTGTTCCTATTGGATACGGACTTTCAAATAAAGGAGCATTTATTCCATTCGGGAAACAATTATCTGGAAGATTTGTATCACGTAGCAGAAGGAAAAGAAAACCAGCTATGGCTGATGACCAACAAAAGCATTCTTTTGTATGATACCAATACGCGCCTCATCCGTTCATTTGACAGCCATAACGGACTTAACCTGAAGGACTTCAGTGCCTATTCTTGCTGGATGGATATCAATCGGCAACTGTGGTTTTCGGGCAACCGGGGAATTGCAATGCTGGATACCGAAAATTTTCCACTAAATACATCACGTTCTCCAATCATCTTCACTGATTTATTGGTAAACAACCGTGTTCAACACCCTTTGGCACCCGAATCCGTATTGAAACAGAATTTTAATGAGACTCGGACACTGAGCCTTAATTACAATCAGACTAATATCGCTATCAGTTATACCTGTTCCAATTTCATCTATCCGGACAACAATACCTTTTTTTACAAAATGGATGGTGTAGATGAAGAGTGGATTGATGCCAACAACCGGAAAACGGTATATTACAGTAACTTGCGCCCGGGACATTACCGGTTTCATATCAAAGCCTTCAACAACGACAATATGTTCTGCGGAGAAAAAGAGATAGAAATCATCGTTCTCCCTCCTTTTTGGATACGCTGGTGGGCATTTCTTATGTACGCAGTCATTATATACTTGTTGATACACAGATACGTAATATACCGGCAGAGAAAACAAAGACTAGAGCATGAATTGCATCTGAAACAGATTGAACAACAAAAAGCGGAAGAACTGAATCATGAGCTGCAATTGTTTTTCACCCAAGTGGCACACGAATTTCGTACTCCTTTATCTTTAATATTAAATCCTCTGGACGAAATACAGGATAAAATTATACACATAGCAGGCGTGCAAGAAGCATTGAAACTTATCCGCAGAAATGCACAACGGTTGCTGGCATTGGTCAACGACCTGATGGATTTGCGGAAAATAGAATCCGGAACGGATAAGCTAAACCTTTCTAATTTTGATTTCAACGATTTCACCAAAGAAGTTTATTATACTTTTCAAGGAATTGCCGGACAACGTCATCTAAAATTTTTGTTAAACTTGCCAAATACTCCCATCATGGCTACTTTTGACAGAGAAGCCATGGAGAAGGTACTTTTCAATTTGCTTTCCAATGCTTTCAAATTTACTCCTGAAGGCGGAGAGGTACACCTGTCCGTCACCACAGAAAAAACTGTCGAATCCAAAAGTATCCTGATTGAGATAAAAGATACCGGTATCGGTATCTCGCCCGAAGACGTTGAGAAGATTTTCCGTCCCTTTGCCCTATCACGTAAAGACTTGCATGGAAATATCAGCGGCAGTGGAGTAGGACTGAGTATCACCCGGACAATTATAGAACATCACAAAGGAACCATACAAATTCAAAACAATCCTCCGCACGGGACTTGCATCCATATAGAACTTCCCTGGGTATTCAATCCCCAATACACCATCTCGCCCACTATCATTGATGAAGAAGACGTGAGAAAGGAAGACATCGGACAATTCCCGCTAAAGGTAAATCTGCTCGAAAAAACTATCTTGCTGGTAGACGACAATCCTGAGATACTGAACTATCTGAAAAAAGAACTTGGAAAATCTTTCAATATACTCACTGCCACCAACGGAAAGGAAGCATTGGGCATGTTACAACAACAGAATATCTCATTAGTGGTGAGCGATGTCATGATGCCCGAAATAGATGGTATCGAATTATGCAAACGAATAAAAACAGACCATAACCTGTCTCATCTCCCCATCATCCTACTCACGGCAAAAGCCATGAATCTGTATATAGAAGAAGGCTTCCAGGCCGGAGCAGACGATTACATCGTCAAACCCTTCAAAGTGTCTACACTGAAAATACGTATCAAAAATATTCTGAACCGACAAGAGAAGATGAAAAAGATTTACGGCAAGCAATTATCATTGAAGAGTGCCGGCATAGAAGTAGAATCTATAGATAAAGCTTTTGTTGATAAATACATTGCCATTGTCAAAGAAAACATCTCTAATCCAGATTTCAACATTGACCAACTTTGTAAAGAACTAGCTATAAGCCGGGCCAATTTATATAGGAAAGTCAAAGCAATCACTACCTTATCACCAGCGGAAATGATAAGAAATATACGTTTGGAATGTGCTTCCGAATTATTACGCAACTCACAACTGACTGCCACCGAAATCGCAATACAAGTCGGATTCGGCAGTTACAGCCATTTCAGCGATTTCTTCAAAAGTATATACGGGATATCTCCTAAAAAATACAAAGAACAATACGGAAAATCCTGATTTAACGCAGTTAAGCTGTAAGCGTCTCCGCGTTGCCGTTACTTTCTCCATTTGTCCGGTAACAGTTCCCTTAGCACCTTTTTGTCAGTGTTTGGTTTAATCCCAATAAATCTGTTAAGTATGTCTTTGAAGTAGTCGAATGTGTTTATCCCGTTAAGTCTGCATGAGCACGCCAATGAATATATCAGCGCCGCTCTCTTTGCCCCTTGATGACTTCCGCAGAATAGCGAGTTCTTTCTACTTAAACTGATATACCTGTTTAACCTTTCTATCTCGTTATCCAGCTTGTAGTCCGGTTTGAGCACATAATTGCACAATGCCGGATATTCATTCAGGGTATAATTGACCGCCTTGCTCAAATTACTTTTGGGCAGGGTTGTCTTTTTCGTCTGTATTTGCAACAGTTCATCTTTTAATTCGCTTAATATAGGGAGCATATGCTTCTTTCTGTATTATCGGGTAGGTCAAGGGCATTACTGCCCTCTTCCCCCCTCAGAACCGTACGTGAGGGTTTCCCCTCATACGGCTCAAGCTTTTCAAAGTCTCTGTTCGTGTGCAGAGACCGGCTCATCCTACTTCTTGTTTCCATTGTTTTTACGGGATAATTTGAAACATTCATCATGAACCAACAGATTGCATTTCCGTCCGTCTTGTACGGTCGGCATTACATTCCATGCCTTATGCGTGTCAATCGGTTCACCACATATCGGACATTTCCGACCTTGCTTTTCCCATAGGTAAAGCAGGGATTTACGTCCTTTCAGCGTCACAAGCATCTTTGACTTCATTCTTTTATTGAAGTACAGGCGGCAGTCTGCGTCAAACGGATTCATGTCCCCCTTTATCTGCGTATATTGCAGAAAAGGAAACGAAGATGCCAGTTTCAACAAGGTGAGTTGGTCTTCTTTGCCGTTTGATTTCTTGAACTTAGCGGCGAAAGTCCAACTGTTCCCTCGGATATTGTGCCAATAGCGGTCTTTTATCCACCGTTTCCCCTTCTTGGAGTGACGGCGTTTAGCCCACTGCCACAAGGCGAGAAATATCTGATGGTCGATTCTGTGAAATGAATCACGTGTCGCCCCATGCTGATAATATGCTCCCCATCCTCGGATTTTAGCGTTCAACATCCTGATTAACGACTCCTGCTTACAACCTTTATGGCCTTTTGTCACCTTACGGATATTTTCCATAAAACGTTTTTCGGCTTTCTTGGTCGGCTTGGTCAATATTTCATTGCCGTATTTGCGGATATTGAACCCGAGAAAATCGAAACCGTCACGAATGTTGGTTATCACCGTCTTTTCTTCCGATAGGGTCAGACCTCTTTCAGACATAAAGTCGGCTACCAATGGTTTGATTTCCTTTTCAAGTGTTTCACGGTTCTCGCAGGTAATTATAAAGTCATCAGCATAGCGGACAAGATTCACCATTGGCGAATATAACTTGCCTTTGATTCTAACTCGCTTATATTTCTCTGCAAGGACTTTCTGCAATCCGTCCAATGTCATATTGGCAAGCGTGGGAGAGATAATGCCACCTTGTGGCGTTCCCTCCTCTGTCGGGAACATCTGTTTGTTGAAGACATAGCCGCATTTCAGCCATTTTCGGAGTATTGCCTTGTCCATAGGGATGTTGGCAAGCAGCCATTCGTGGCTGATATGGTCGAAGCACCCTTTGATGTCACCCTCCAAAATCCATTCGGGAGAATAGCCTTTTCGGAGAATGTTATGGCATTGCATTACCGCGTCCATACAGCGGCGTTCCTTGCGGAAACCGTATGAACGTGAGTCGGCTGTTGTTTCCGACACTGGTTCTAATGCCATAAGGTAGAGTGCTTGCATGGCTCTGTCTTTCATTGTCGGTATTCCCAACGGTCGCAGTTTGCCATTACTCTTTTTGATGTGGACTCTTCTCAATGGCTTCGGCTGGTAGCCTCTGCGTTTGAGTTCGCTTATCGCTTGTGTTTTTGCTTCGGGTTTCTCCCATGTTTCCATGTCCACTCCGGGGGTGTTGCCACCTCCGTTAGAAGTAATTCTCTTTACGGCTAAGGCTTTTGCGTAAAAAGAGTGGGTCAGCGTCCACTGCAAGGCTTTCACCTTGTTGTATCTGCCTTCCTTCTGAGCCTTTACAATTCGTGCTTGTAGCTTTCTGACAGCCAACTCCGCTTTAGTCCAGTCTATTCTGTCCCAAAGTGTTTGCTGATTGTCAGCAGGCGCACACGATGTCTTGTTTTCGTTCATTTGCTTTCCTCCTTTTGAAAGTTCTAAAAGTTAATTGTAAAGAATCACCATTTGACAACATTCGGTTTGATTGCCTACCTAATGTCGTCACAGAAGTCTGCCCACTTTCGTGTCGGATGATGTCGCCCACA includes:
- a CDS encoding alpha-galactosidase → MKVQLLFEKHLNRGRKKKSFFLLGLLFLLGKTVVAQDTFYGYLKKDTLIMGNNRIERTFLWNNGNLITHTLTDKTNRYSWRNTSRTPDFQLNKELVEAEKASVDIVRVAQTTIHPAYLQIEVKFALRQLQVKRVYKVYNDCPAIACNTYLKGNVSILGKSEELNNADRKNIEFLEDMQINQTASTLDKLNFKGQHWNVDCIEFFDATDWNNNLVVERNFLSYRKNHYRGNLLQVRENISKNGFFFLKEAPCSNVQLAYQGYDFMAEFGSFTVTGLGVSEKDITPDKWTPAYGCVIGVYGPEAVDKLVALRTYQKQIRRLLPQRDEMIMMNTWGDRSQDSKVNEAFCLRELERAVQLGITHFQIDDGWQTGKSPNSAVAKGSFKDIWSNPDYWTPDKSKYPRGLSPIIKRGKELGIDIALWFNPSIQDNFADWKKDAEAIIRLYKEYGICIFKIDGLSIPTKEAEMNLHRLFDYVLAETDNQVVFNLDATAGRRGGYHTFNRYGNIFLENRYTDWQNYYPYWTLRNLWQLSKYVPAEKLQIEFLNKWRNEKKYANDPFGPANYSFEYLFAITMAGQPLAWMEGTNLPQEALLLREQVEKYRGFQHDFHQGIILPVGDMPDGRSWTGFQSIREHQGYFIFFREYHPLQSYHVKTWLAPGTEIECVPLLGHGKAIKTIVDEKGTIEVFLPSMNDYVVYKYVIVQSQSLVEIK
- a CDS encoding hybrid sensor histidine kinase/response regulator transcription factor; translation: MTATTHDKPFFFQHLTMEDGLSNNHVSAIFQSKDGILWLGTQKGLNCYDGHNFRLYKKRDSSTANSIRGNGIKKILQDRDNNIWVQHEKGTDEINYITRNVRHGWAHDSIGKSVIDICTDYNQQLLILCDQEVWQYIKPSRSYKRLFTAPENYSLFSLIKDKQGGYYIGTRQYEVLRCDSNWNITSRIQSALKQKGPANKGLVFPLCIDSENRLWYGIKNQSIERYTPQTKSITKYSLSNTSFINPDVRDMIEMDKDYMLIATFNGLFRLDKETLNPSHVLSPQTEEEGTLNHFSIYSLYKDKQNILWVGTNAGGVNFCHPYNQRFKTIHPNLFLGRMGMIRKDQENNIWVATEGGGLFSYNQQTGYQENYLVHGKEKSTYYANILKSLFIDGDSIWCGNQKGEIFIFSIKKKKFSFYTRLGDSNILAIFKDSKQHIWIGTKQEIIQLAKNADGKYVKQSTSSLIPIEDVCVIEELPNEIILFGSKTKGIYIYHTSTNQWQHLDNRFFKLPEDTNISITSFCKTKDNQIWVTTENQGLFLLDTDFQIKEHLFHSGNNYLEDLYHVAEGKENQLWLMTNKSILLYDTNTRLIRSFDSHNGLNLKDFSAYSCWMDINRQLWFSGNRGIAMLDTENFPLNTSRSPIIFTDLLVNNRVQHPLAPESVLKQNFNETRTLSLNYNQTNIAISYTCSNFIYPDNNTFFYKMDGVDEEWIDANNRKTVYYSNLRPGHYRFHIKAFNNDNMFCGEKEIEIIVLPPFWIRWWAFLMYAVIIYLLIHRYVIYRQRKQRLEHELHLKQIEQQKAEELNHELQLFFTQVAHEFRTPLSLILNPLDEIQDKIIHIAGVQEALKLIRRNAQRLLALVNDLMDLRKIESGTDKLNLSNFDFNDFTKEVYYTFQGIAGQRHLKFLLNLPNTPIMATFDREAMEKVLFNLLSNAFKFTPEGGEVHLSVTTEKTVESKSILIEIKDTGIGISPEDVEKIFRPFALSRKDLHGNISGSGVGLSITRTIIEHHKGTIQIQNNPPHGTCIHIELPWVFNPQYTISPTIIDEEDVRKEDIGQFPLKVNLLEKTILLVDDNPEILNYLKKELGKSFNILTATNGKEALGMLQQQNISLVVSDVMMPEIDGIELCKRIKTDHNLSHLPIILLTAKAMNLYIEEGFQAGADDYIVKPFKVSTLKIRIKNILNRQEKMKKIYGKQLSLKSAGIEVESIDKAFVDKYIAIVKENISNPDFNIDQLCKELAISRANLYRKVKAITTLSPAEMIRNIRLECASELLRNSQLTATEIAIQVGFGSYSHFSDFFKSIYGISPKKYKEQYGKS
- the ltrA gene encoding group II intron reverse transcriptase/maturase, whose product is MNENKTSCAPADNQQTLWDRIDWTKAELAVRKLQARIVKAQKEGRYNKVKALQWTLTHSFYAKALAVKRITSNGGGNTPGVDMETWEKPEAKTQAISELKRRGYQPKPLRRVHIKKSNGKLRPLGIPTMKDRAMQALYLMALEPVSETTADSRSYGFRKERRCMDAVMQCHNILRKGYSPEWILEGDIKGCFDHISHEWLLANIPMDKAILRKWLKCGYVFNKQMFPTEEGTPQGGIISPTLANMTLDGLQKVLAEKYKRVRIKGKLYSPMVNLVRYADDFIITCENRETLEKEIKPLVADFMSERGLTLSEEKTVITNIRDGFDFLGFNIRKYGNEILTKPTKKAEKRFMENIRKVTKGHKGCKQESLIRMLNAKIRGWGAYYQHGATRDSFHRIDHQIFLALWQWAKRRHSKKGKRWIKDRYWHNIRGNSWTFAAKFKKSNGKEDQLTLLKLASSFPFLQYTQIKGDMNPFDADCRLYFNKRMKSKMLVTLKGRKSLLYLWEKQGRKCPICGEPIDTHKAWNVMPTVQDGRKCNLLVHDECFKLSRKNNGNKK